A window of Synergistales bacterium genomic DNA:
GTTCGTCACGGGGGTGCACGGCGATGGCGACGTCACCGAGAATGGTTTCCGGACGGGTGGTGGCTATCTCGATGGAGCCCTCTCCATCTACAAAGGGGTACCGAACCCAGTAGAGTTTTCCCTCTACTTCCGTGTGCTCCACCTCGAGATCCGAAAGAGCGGTGTGGCAACGAGGACACCAGTTGATGATGTACTCGCCCTTGTAGATAAGACCCTTCTTGTAGAGCTGCACAAAGACCTCGCGGACGGCACGTGAGAGCCCTTCGTCCATGGTGAACCGCTCACGGGACCAGTCGCAGGATGCCCCCAGTTTTTTCAGCTGATTGATAATCTTGTTTCCGTAGGTCTCTTTCCACTCCCAGACCTGGTTGACGAATTCTTCCCGCCCCAGCTCGTGGATATCGATGCCTTCGCCGGCGAGATTGCGTTCCACAACATTCTGTGTTGCTATGCCGGCATGGTCGGTGCCCGGCACCCAGAGAACGTTATACCCTTGCATACGTTTCCATCTGCAAATGACATCCTGCAGTGTGTTGTTCAGAGCGTGTCCCATATGGAGGGAACCAGTTACATTTGGAGGTGGAATCACAATACTGAAGGGCTCTCCGCCTGCATCAACATCACCAGTGAAAAGCTCCTTTTCCAACCACCATGCATACCATTTATTTTCTAAGTTTTCAGGTTGATAACTTGATGCCAGTTCTGTCATCCTGCGTTCCCCCCGTACTGTTTAGAAAGGCTCAGGCTCACTCTGTGTTCTACTGGTGTGCCGGTGTATTCTCTGTGGCGAATTCCTCGAGCAGACTGCGGAGTTCATCTATCCCCAAACCTTTGGCGGCTCCGGTTATCGGAGGTTTTGTCAGCGACTGTATTCCTCCGGAAAGATAGCTCTCAAAGAGTCCCTTCCGTCTTCCGCGGGCGATCTTGTCGGCCTTTGTGAACACCACCTGGCAGGGCAGTCGATTCTCGCGGACCCAGTTCTGCAGCTGTCTGTCGTTGGCAAGCAGACCGTGCCGAAAATCCACAAGCTGCAAAAGCAGAGCCTGGTCACGACGCTGCAGAAAGTACTGTTCGATCATGGTCCCCCATTGAGATCGTTCTCCAAAGCCACGTTTCGCGTATCCATATCCAGGCAGATCGACGAGAAAAAAGGGGGAGTCGGTTTGGATCCTGTAGAAATTGAGACTCCTTGTCTTTCCCGGGCTTTTGCTTACCCTGGCCAGAGAACGTCCGAAGAGCGCATTCAGCAACGTGGATTTCCCCACGTTCGATCTCCCGGCGATGGCGATTTCCGGTAAGGTGCAGGCCGGTATTGCTTTCAGTTCAAAACATGTCTTGTGCAGGGTCACATTCCATGCGGTCATGCGGCTTGCTCCTCTACCTGTAGTAAGAGTTCGATCAGGTGGCTTATGTGTTCCAGATAGATGAATTCGACTCCTTTCCGGATCCAGGCCGGGAACTGTTCGATGTCAACCCTGTTGTCGGCCGGCAGGGCCACTCGCTGGATTCCGTACCGTTTGGCGGCAAGCACCTTCTCTCTCGTTCCTCCTACGGGCAGCACATTGCCCCTGAGAGAGATTTCCCCGGTCATGGCGACATCAGGCCGGACCGTTTTCCCGGACAGGGCTGAGAGCATGGCTATGGTCATGGTGATGCCGGCAGAGGGGCCGTCCTTGGGGATTGCGCCTTCCGGAACGTGGACATGGATGTCGTGGTTGTCTATCTGTTCTTCCTGCAAGCCCAGTGCCGATGCATTGGCCTTGATGTAGCCAAGCCCCGTCTTCGCCGACTCTTTCATGATAGCGCCGAGGTTTCCGGTGAGCGTGATTTCGCCCTTTCCTTTCATTGTGACGGCCTCGATAAC
This region includes:
- the yihA gene encoding ribosome biogenesis GTP-binding protein YihA/YsxC; translation: MTAWNVTLHKTCFELKAIPACTLPEIAIAGRSNVGKSTLLNALFGRSLARVSKSPGKTRSLNFYRIQTDSPFFLVDLPGYGYAKRGFGERSQWGTMIEQYFLQRRDQALLLQLVDFRHGLLANDRQLQNWVRENRLPCQVVFTKADKIARGRRKGLFESYLSGGIQSLTKPPITGAAKGLGIDELRSLLEEFATENTPAHQ